A genomic stretch from Theropithecus gelada isolate Dixy chromosome 2, Tgel_1.0, whole genome shotgun sequence includes:
- the IL17RC gene encoding interleukin-17 receptor C isoform X3: protein MDKYIHKRWALLWLACLLFAAALSLILLLKKDHAKGWLRLLKQDVRSGAAAARGRAALLLYSADDSGFERLVGALASALCQLPLRVAVDLWSRREMSAQGPVAWFHAQRRQTLQEGGVVVLLFSPGAVALCSEWLQDGVSAPGAHGPHDAFRASLSCVLPDFLQGRAPGRYVGACFDRLLHPDFVPALFRTVPVFSLPSQLPDFLGALQEPRAPRPGRLQERAEQVSRALQPALDSYFHPPGTPAPGRGVGPGAGDGT, encoded by the exons ATGGACAAAT ACATCCACAAGCGCTGGGCCCTCTTGTGGCTGGCCTGCCTACTCTTTGCCGCTGCGCTTTCCCTCATCCTCCTTCTCAAAAAGGATCACGCGAAAG GGTGGCTGAGGCTCTTGAAACAGGACGTCCGCTCGGGGG CAGCGGCCGCCAGGGGCCGCGCGGCTCTGCTCCTCTACTCAGCCGATGACTCGGGCTTCGAGCGCCTGGTGGGCGCCCTGGCGTCGGCGCTGTGCCAGCTGCCGCTGCGCGTGGCCGTAGACCTGTGGAGCCGTCGTGAAATGAGCGCGCAGGGACCCGTGGCCTGGTTCCACGCGCAGCGGCGCCAGACCCTGCAGGAGGGCGGCGTGGTGGTCCTGCTCTTCTCGCCCGGGGCGGTGGCGCTGTGCAGTGAGTGGCTACAGGACGGGGTGTCCGCGCCCGGGGCGCACGGCCCACACGACGCCTTCCGTGCCTCGCTCAGCTGCGTGCTGCCCGACTTCTTGCAGGGCCGGGCGCCCGGCCGCTACGTGGGGGCCTGCTTCGACAGGCTGCTCCACCCGGACTTCGTACCCGCCCTTTTCCGTACCGTGCCCGTCTTCTCACTGCCCTCCCAACTGCCGGACTTCCTGGGGGCCCTGCAGGAGCCCCGCGCCCCGCGTCCCGGGCGGCTCCAAGAGAGGGCGGAGCAAGTGTCCCGGGCCCTTCAGCCAGCCCTGGATAGCTACTTCCATCCCCCGGGGACTCCCGCGCCTGGACGCGGGGTGGGACCTGGGGCCGGGGACGGGACTTGA
- the IL17RC gene encoding interleukin-17 receptor C isoform X4 has product MDKYIHKRWALLWLACLLFAAALSLILLLKKDHAKGWLRLLKQDVRSGAAARGRAALLLYSADDSGFERLVGALASALCQLPLRVAVDLWSRREMSAQGPVAWFHAQRRQTLQEGGVVVLLFSPGAVALCSEWLQDGVSAPGAHGPHDAFRASLSCVLPDFLQGRAPGRYVGACFDRLLHPDFVPALFRTVPVFSLPSQLPDFLGALQEPRAPRPGRLQERAEQVSRALQPALDSYFHPPGTPAPGRGVGPGAGDGT; this is encoded by the exons ATGGACAAAT ACATCCACAAGCGCTGGGCCCTCTTGTGGCTGGCCTGCCTACTCTTTGCCGCTGCGCTTTCCCTCATCCTCCTTCTCAAAAAGGATCACGCGAAAG GGTGGCTGAGGCTCTTGAAACAGGACGTCCGCTCGGGGG CGGCCGCCAGGGGCCGCGCGGCTCTGCTCCTCTACTCAGCCGATGACTCGGGCTTCGAGCGCCTGGTGGGCGCCCTGGCGTCGGCGCTGTGCCAGCTGCCGCTGCGCGTGGCCGTAGACCTGTGGAGCCGTCGTGAAATGAGCGCGCAGGGACCCGTGGCCTGGTTCCACGCGCAGCGGCGCCAGACCCTGCAGGAGGGCGGCGTGGTGGTCCTGCTCTTCTCGCCCGGGGCGGTGGCGCTGTGCAGTGAGTGGCTACAGGACGGGGTGTCCGCGCCCGGGGCGCACGGCCCACACGACGCCTTCCGTGCCTCGCTCAGCTGCGTGCTGCCCGACTTCTTGCAGGGCCGGGCGCCCGGCCGCTACGTGGGGGCCTGCTTCGACAGGCTGCTCCACCCGGACTTCGTACCCGCCCTTTTCCGTACCGTGCCCGTCTTCTCACTGCCCTCCCAACTGCCGGACTTCCTGGGGGCCCTGCAGGAGCCCCGCGCCCCGCGTCCCGGGCGGCTCCAAGAGAGGGCGGAGCAAGTGTCCCGGGCCCTTCAGCCAGCCCTGGATAGCTACTTCCATCCCCCGGGGACTCCCGCGCCTGGACGCGGGGTGGGACCTGGGGCCGGGGACGGGACTTGA
- the IL17RC gene encoding interleukin-17 receptor C isoform X2 encodes MDKYIHKRWALLWLACLLFAAALSLILLLKKDHAKAAARGRAALLLYSADDSGFERLVGALASALCQLPLRVAVDLWSRREMSAQGPVAWFHAQRRQTLQEGGVVVLLFSPGAVALCSEWLQDGVSAPGAHGPHDAFRASLSCVLPDFLQGRAPGRYVGACFDRLLHPDFVPALFRTVPVFSLPSQLPDFLGALQEPRAPRPGRLQERAEQVSRALQPALDSYFHPPGTPAPGRGVGPGAGDGT; translated from the exons ATGGACAAAT ACATCCACAAGCGCTGGGCCCTCTTGTGGCTGGCCTGCCTACTCTTTGCCGCTGCGCTTTCCCTCATCCTCCTTCTCAAAAAGGATCACGCGAAAG CGGCCGCCAGGGGCCGCGCGGCTCTGCTCCTCTACTCAGCCGATGACTCGGGCTTCGAGCGCCTGGTGGGCGCCCTGGCGTCGGCGCTGTGCCAGCTGCCGCTGCGCGTGGCCGTAGACCTGTGGAGCCGTCGTGAAATGAGCGCGCAGGGACCCGTGGCCTGGTTCCACGCGCAGCGGCGCCAGACCCTGCAGGAGGGCGGCGTGGTGGTCCTGCTCTTCTCGCCCGGGGCGGTGGCGCTGTGCAGTGAGTGGCTACAGGACGGGGTGTCCGCGCCCGGGGCGCACGGCCCACACGACGCCTTCCGTGCCTCGCTCAGCTGCGTGCTGCCCGACTTCTTGCAGGGCCGGGCGCCCGGCCGCTACGTGGGGGCCTGCTTCGACAGGCTGCTCCACCCGGACTTCGTACCCGCCCTTTTCCGTACCGTGCCCGTCTTCTCACTGCCCTCCCAACTGCCGGACTTCCTGGGGGCCCTGCAGGAGCCCCGCGCCCCGCGTCCCGGGCGGCTCCAAGAGAGGGCGGAGCAAGTGTCCCGGGCCCTTCAGCCAGCCCTGGATAGCTACTTCCATCCCCCGGGGACTCCCGCGCCTGGACGCGGGGTGGGACCTGGGGCCGGGGACGGGACTTGA